A genome region from Myripristis murdjan chromosome 16, fMyrMur1.1, whole genome shotgun sequence includes the following:
- the LOC115373318 gene encoding probable assembly chaperone of rpl4 isoform X2 has translation MGGQAKSKKKNKTKRKDNCSNGGLAGLAPQERMKLRMHEKAKKKTADKYSVPQLLEKTEECMDSFDFEMASRFCQRALDLESTNLQALDMLGHIYSELGDTPKAKEIFLRAVALSPDEGHSKFMYLGQIHTGQEAVDHYLRGIQVLLSALEKQAQSTAGAAAPLADDAELPTAKDVCVAYCSVAEIYLTDLCMEEGAADKCREFIERALHYHHDNPEALQLMASYLFSTERNQEGREYLIKSVRVWLPTVEQSAASSSVEDEHLQNLIPPYESRITTAKLLIETEEYEMAIDVLEGLLEEDDEVVQVWYLSGWVCYLQMERASEQQTKEGREATDKEREERDALREAARSYLTRAKKLYGKLRCDDLPMSEHVEQLLGELGGEMEGEEEGDLALDDDYEPCSEEEEEDEEAPMEH, from the exons atgGGAGGACAGGCtaagagcaaaaagaaaaacaaaacgaaGAGGAAAGACAACTGCTCAAACGGGG GACTTGCTGGTTTGGCACCACAGGAGAGGATGAAGCTAAGGATGCATGAAAAAGCCAAGAAGAAGACAGCTGACAAATACTCTGTACCGCAGCTGCTAGAGAAG ACAGAGGAGTGCATGGACAGTTTTGACTTTGAGATGGCCAGCCGTTTCTGTCAGCGAGCCCTGGACTTGGAGTCCACCAACCTACAGGCGCTGGACATGCTGGGACACATTTACTCCGAATTAGGAGACACACCGAAAGCCAAAGAA ATTTTTCTGCGAGCTGTGGCGCTCAGTCCAGATGAAGGCCACAGTAAGTTCATGTACCTGGGACAGATCCACACAGGCCAGGAGGCTGTGGACCACTACCTGAGAGGAATACAGGTCCTGCTTTCTGCTCTGGAGAAACAAGCACAGTCCact GCCGGAGCTGCTGCCCCGCTGGCTGACGATGCTGAGCTCCCCACAGCCAAGGATGTTTGTGTGGCTTACTGCTCTGTGGCAGAGATTTACCTGACAGACCTCTG taTGGAAGAGGGAGCTGCGGACAAGTGCAGAGAGTTCATTGAGAGAGCATTGCACTATCACCATGACAACCCTGAGGCTCTACAGCTCATGGCCAGTTACCTGTTCAGTACTGAGAGAAACCAg GAAGGCAGAGAGTATCTGATTAAGAGTGTCAGGGTGTGGCTTCCCACCGTAGAGCAGAGTGCGGCCTCTTCCAGCGTGGAGGACGAACACCTGCAG AATCTGATCCCTCCCTACGAGTCTCGCATCACCACGGCCAAACTGCTCATCGAGACTGAGGAGTATGAG atGGCAATAGATGTGTTGGAGGGCCTTCTGGAGGAGGACGACGAGGTTGTCCAG gtGTGGTATCTCTCCGGCTGGGTGTGCTACCTCCAGATGGAAAGAGCAAGCGAGCAGCAGACGAAAGAGGGGAGGGAAGCGACGGATAAGGAGAGGGAAGAGCGGGACGCGCTGAGGGAGGCGGCCCGCTCATACCTGACCAGGGCTAAGAAG CTCTACGGTAAGCTTCGCTGTGATGACCTGCCGATGTCGGAGCATGTGGAGCAGCTGCTAGGGGAGCTggggggagagatggagggagaggaagaaggagaccTAGCCTTGGATGATGATTATGAACCCTgtagtgaggaggaggaggaggatgaggaggctcCCATGGAACACTGA
- the LOC115373318 gene encoding probable assembly chaperone of rpl4 isoform X1, with translation MGGQAKSKKKNKTKRKDNCSNGGLAGLAPQERMKLRMHEKAKKKTADKYSVPQLLEKTEECMDSFDFEMASRFCQRALDLESTNLQALDMLGHIYSELGDTPKAKEIFLRAVALSPDEGHSKFMYLGQIHTGQEAVDHYLRGIQVLLSALEKQAQSTQAGAAAPLADDAELPTAKDVCVAYCSVAEIYLTDLCMEEGAADKCREFIERALHYHHDNPEALQLMASYLFSTERNQEGREYLIKSVRVWLPTVEQSAASSSVEDEHLQNLIPPYESRITTAKLLIETEEYEMAIDVLEGLLEEDDEVVQVWYLSGWVCYLQMERASEQQTKEGREATDKEREERDALREAARSYLTRAKKLYGKLRCDDLPMSEHVEQLLGELGGEMEGEEEGDLALDDDYEPCSEEEEEDEEAPMEH, from the exons atgGGAGGACAGGCtaagagcaaaaagaaaaacaaaacgaaGAGGAAAGACAACTGCTCAAACGGGG GACTTGCTGGTTTGGCACCACAGGAGAGGATGAAGCTAAGGATGCATGAAAAAGCCAAGAAGAAGACAGCTGACAAATACTCTGTACCGCAGCTGCTAGAGAAG ACAGAGGAGTGCATGGACAGTTTTGACTTTGAGATGGCCAGCCGTTTCTGTCAGCGAGCCCTGGACTTGGAGTCCACCAACCTACAGGCGCTGGACATGCTGGGACACATTTACTCCGAATTAGGAGACACACCGAAAGCCAAAGAA ATTTTTCTGCGAGCTGTGGCGCTCAGTCCAGATGAAGGCCACAGTAAGTTCATGTACCTGGGACAGATCCACACAGGCCAGGAGGCTGTGGACCACTACCTGAGAGGAATACAGGTCCTGCTTTCTGCTCTGGAGAAACAAGCACAGTCCact caGGCCGGAGCTGCTGCCCCGCTGGCTGACGATGCTGAGCTCCCCACAGCCAAGGATGTTTGTGTGGCTTACTGCTCTGTGGCAGAGATTTACCTGACAGACCTCTG taTGGAAGAGGGAGCTGCGGACAAGTGCAGAGAGTTCATTGAGAGAGCATTGCACTATCACCATGACAACCCTGAGGCTCTACAGCTCATGGCCAGTTACCTGTTCAGTACTGAGAGAAACCAg GAAGGCAGAGAGTATCTGATTAAGAGTGTCAGGGTGTGGCTTCCCACCGTAGAGCAGAGTGCGGCCTCTTCCAGCGTGGAGGACGAACACCTGCAG AATCTGATCCCTCCCTACGAGTCTCGCATCACCACGGCCAAACTGCTCATCGAGACTGAGGAGTATGAG atGGCAATAGATGTGTTGGAGGGCCTTCTGGAGGAGGACGACGAGGTTGTCCAG gtGTGGTATCTCTCCGGCTGGGTGTGCTACCTCCAGATGGAAAGAGCAAGCGAGCAGCAGACGAAAGAGGGGAGGGAAGCGACGGATAAGGAGAGGGAAGAGCGGGACGCGCTGAGGGAGGCGGCCCGCTCATACCTGACCAGGGCTAAGAAG CTCTACGGTAAGCTTCGCTGTGATGACCTGCCGATGTCGGAGCATGTGGAGCAGCTGCTAGGGGAGCTggggggagagatggagggagaggaagaaggagaccTAGCCTTGGATGATGATTATGAACCCTgtagtgaggaggaggaggaggatgaggaggctcCCATGGAACACTGA